ATCGAGGTCGTGGCGTATGTCCGCACCGCACGGACCGCGATCGATGATCTCGACGCGGCCGGAGAAGCGGTGAGGCGCGCCTTCCTGGGGCTGCTCCTGTTCCCGCCCCGTTGACCCTCCCGCCGCGACCCGCCCGTCTCCCGGCTACAACGACACCCGCAATCCCAGGGCGATCACCGCCACGATCACCGCCCCGAGCGCCGGGCCCGCCATCGCGATCACCAGGGCGCCCGGATGGTAGCCCGGGGCCGCGAGGTAGCGCTGATGCGCGTGCTTCTCCTGCCGGAGCAGCGGCGCTTTCAGGCGCGCCGCTGCTCCGGGTGTCCGACCCTGCCGCATGATGCCGTCCTTCGCCCGCTTGGCTGCCCTATCGGGCGGCGCGAGACCTGTTGTGTGAGGCCCATCAGGCACCTGGCGGCGTGAAGAGGTGGTGAATCCGATTCCTCGCATTCTCCCTTGTCGTGAATCGGGGGTTAGCGAGCCTTGATCGGGTCGAGTCCCGTCGCGGCGACGGTCGCGGCGTTCTCGGGGGCCGAGAGCCAGGCGATCAGCGCCTTCGCCGCCTCCGGATGGGCGGTGCCCTTCGGGATCCCGGCCGAGAACACCGTCACCTGCTGCACCTCCGCCGGGACCGGGCCGACGATGGTGATGCCCTTGACCGGCTTCAGCTCGCTCAGCTGCTGGAAGCCGAACTCGGCGTCGCCGCGGGCGACCACGTTGCCGACCCGCTCGGCGACGATCATCCGGCTCTTACCCGCCAGCTCGTCGTGCAGGCCGAGCTTCCGGTACATCTCCTTCTCGATGTAGACGCCGCTGGCACTGTCCGAATAGGCGATCGAGGTCGCGGCGAGGAGCGCCTTCTTGAAGTGGTCGAGGTCGTGAATGTCCGGCACCGGCGCCCCGGCCTTGACCGCGAGGCCGATGCGCGAATCGGCCAGCGCGACCTTGCTGCCGGGCGCGATCTTGCCCTCCTTGTCGAGCCCATCGAGGGCGTAGCCGACCATGATCAGCACGTCGGCCGGCTCGCCGCGGGCGAGCCGCACGGGGATCGCCTCCGGGGCCGTGCCCATCGAGGGGCCGTATGCGGTCTCGACCTTGTTGCCGGTCCTGGCCTCGAAGCCCGGCACCAGGGCCTGATAGGCGGCGGTGAAGCCGCCGGAGATCATCACCCGGACCTCCGCCGCCCGGGCCGGGGCGGCGAGGACGAGGCCGGCCACCAGGCCGGCGGCCAAGCGGACGGCAAAGCGGGAGAGGGTGGTTCTGCGGCGCGGCGTCGTCATGGTCATGGTTCCTCCCCGGCGGCGTTCATCCGCCCTCTCTCGCCTAGGTAACCCGCCTGACGCACGGGCTCCACCGATTCCCCCGCGCGGCTCACGGCCTGGGCGTAAATTCCTCGGGATTAGATTTTTCTGTCAAACGTACGGGCGTTGGCGGTAGAGAGGGGTCAGACGAGGAAACCCGCATTCGGGAGGAGAGCATGGCAGGTCCGGTCCACGGTCCGCAGGGGTCGAAGGTCGCCACGGTGTTGCGCGTCACGAGCGGCAACTTCCTGGAGATGTTCGATTTCTTCCTGTTCGGGATCTACGCGAGCCACATCGCGAAGGCGTTCTTCCCGGCCGGGAACGAGTTCGCCTCGCTCATGCTCACCTTCATGACCTTCGGCGCGGGCTTCCTGATGCGCCCGCTCGGGGCGATCTTCCTCGGCGCCTATGTCGACCGGATCGGCCGGCGCCAGGGCCTGATCGTGACGCTCGGCATCATGGCCGCCGGCACGGTGCTGATCGCCTTCGTGCCGTCCTACGCCACGATCGGTCTCGCGGCGCCGTTCCTGGTGCTGATCGGCCGGCTGCTCCAGGGCTTCTCCGCCGGCGTCGAGCTCGGCGGCGTCTCGGTCTACCTCGCCGAGATGGCGACGCCGGGCCGCAAGGGCTTCTACGTCTCCTGGCAGTCCGGCAGCCAGCAGGTCGCCGTGATGGTGGCGGCGCTGATCGGCTTCGGCCTCAGCCACGCCCTGGTGCCGGCGCAGATGTCCGACTGGGGCTGGCGCATCCCGTTCTTCATCGGCTGCATGATCGTGCCGTTCCTGTTCTACATCCGACGCTCGCTGGAGGAGACCCAGGAGTTCCTGCACCAGAAGCACCGGCCCTCGCTCGGCGAAGTCTTCACCTCGCTCGGCCAGAACTGGAAGATCGTGGCGCTCGGCATGCTGCTAGTGGTGATGACCACGGTGTCGTTCTACACCATCACGGTCTACACCCCGACCTTCGGCAAGACCGTGCTGAAGCTGTCCGAGACCGACAGCCTGATCGTCACCTTCTGCACCGCCCTGTCGAACCTGATCTGGCTGCCGGTGATGGGAGCCCTCTCCGACA
This is a stretch of genomic DNA from Methylobacterium sp. 17Sr1-1. It encodes these proteins:
- a CDS encoding substrate-binding domain-containing protein, with amino-acid sequence MTTPRRRTTLSRFAVRLAAGLVAGLVLAAPARAAEVRVMISGGFTAAYQALVPGFEARTGNKVETAYGPSMGTAPEAIPVRLARGEPADVLIMVGYALDGLDKEGKIAPGSKVALADSRIGLAVKAGAPVPDIHDLDHFKKALLAATSIAYSDSASGVYIEKEMYRKLGLHDELAGKSRMIVAERVGNVVARGDAEFGFQQLSELKPVKGITIVGPVPAEVQQVTVFSAGIPKGTAHPEAAKALIAWLSAPENAATVAATGLDPIKAR
- a CDS encoding MFS transporter, encoding MAGPVHGPQGSKVATVLRVTSGNFLEMFDFFLFGIYASHIAKAFFPAGNEFASLMLTFMTFGAGFLMRPLGAIFLGAYVDRIGRRQGLIVTLGIMAAGTVLIAFVPSYATIGLAAPFLVLIGRLLQGFSAGVELGGVSVYLAEMATPGRKGFYVSWQSGSQQVAVMVAALIGFGLSHALVPAQMSDWGWRIPFFIGCMIVPFLFYIRRSLEETQEFLHQKHRPSLGEVFTSLGQNWKIVALGMLLVVMTTVSFYTITVYTPTFGKTVLKLSETDSLIVTFCTALSNLIWLPVMGALSDRIGRKPILIVFSGLAMLTAYPALAWLTSNISFTNMLLTLLWLSFLYGSYNGAMVVALTEIVPKHVRTTGFSLAYSLATALFGGFTPVVSTWLIEKLDNKAAPGLWMAFAGACGLVATLLIYRRRETAADALPGAVRPVAGE